TCCGATGTGAATCTTGCGAATGCCGTAAGAAATACCTACACCCAAGTTATCCAGACTTGAAGATATTGCAAAACCCGCAACAATCAGCCATGTCATGATGATTCACTCCTTTGCTCTTTTTGTAATATCATCATATTGAGTGTGTTGAAAAAAGTGCCTGGCCGTTTCTTAAAATGTTGAGATTTCTTCAACAGTCAAGTCCATTTCATTGAAGGAGTGAAGATGAATGAACAAAAACTGGAATAATCCTGATCTTGGTTCCACCATAAAAGCACTCTTGAAGGAACGTTCCTTGTCCATGAGAAAGCTTAGTGCCTTAACCGGTATAGATACAGCAACAATTTCACGGATAGTGAATGGCAAACAGGCAGCTAAGCCGGACCATTTAAAAGTCTTCGCCCTGCATCTTGGAGTCCCTGTAGAACGGTTATTCCAAGCTGCCGGTTATGATGTTGGAACTAATAAGACCAGTACAGAAATTGGAATCCATACTTCCATTAACAGAATTAAGGAAGTGCTTCAGTCCTCTAATTTCTTTGATTATGAGCTTACAACCGAACTCGTTCAGAAGGAACTTTTTAAATACGAGCAGTATGCCTTAACGGAAGAAGGCCAGCGGGTTATCCATAATGAATTCTCCTCAAAAGTAGAGAAAGTCAATGGTTCGGGGCCGTTCATAGACGAATTAAGGCAGATGCACGAATTATTTTGTTCCCGGGAAGTTTCGCAAGATACAAGGGCAATTGCGGGCAGTGCTCTGCTTTATTTTATTTTGTCCGCTGACATTATTCCCGATTACGTCTTCCCTATTGGTTATCTGGATGATGCCATCGCCGTCCAAATGGTGCGCAACCGATTATCCGAGGAGTCTTCGTAAACGGAAACCCTCCCATAATAGAGGCTGATCATGGTGAATCCTTACGCTCATTACTAATCCCATTGCAATCATATTGGTAAACAGGGAACTGCCACCATAACTAATGAAAGGAAGGGATATGCCCGTTAATGGAAGTATACCAATGTGCATTGCTATATTCTCAAATATTTGAAATGTGAACATGGAAATAATACCTACTATCAAGTAAGTACCGGAGAGATCCTTACATTGTATGGCAATCTGGATCATCCTGTAGATGAAAATCATGTAAAGCATTAAAAGGATCGATGAACCTACAAATCCAAACTCCTCTCCTATGACTACAAAAATAGAATCTGAATAATCATAGGGAACGAATCCTCCCTGAACGTAGCTGCCCTGTAGATACCCTTTCCCATACAGTTCACCTGTTCCTATTGCTATGATAGAATTGCGAACATGCCAGCTCTTATCTGGATTACTGGAAGGATCTAAAAAGGTTTGAATACGATCCATTTGATGGGGTTTTACGAATTTGGACAACAATTCCGGGTTGCTTGAATGTAGAAGGATGATGCCGCTGATGATCACGGTTAAAAGAGCTGCCCCTAAAGCCAGGTGTGCCACCTTTAAATTTCCTATCCA
This Paenibacillus larvae subsp. larvae DNA region includes the following protein-coding sequences:
- a CDS encoding DUF1232 domain-containing protein produces the protein MNKNWNNPDLGSTIKALLKERSLSMRKLSALTGIDTATISRIVNGKQAAKPDHLKVFALHLGVPVERLFQAAGYDVGTNKTSTEIGIHTSINRIKEVLQSSNFFDYELTTELVQKELFKYEQYALTEEGQRVIHNEFSSKVEKVNGSGPFIDELRQMHELFCSREVSQDTRAIAGSALLYFILSADIIPDYVFPIGYLDDAIAVQMVRNRLSEESS
- the rodA gene encoding rod shape-determining protein RodA, giving the protein MIRKLKKIDPVIMFILGCFIFFSTLVIYSAATGGNFGNLHINNIILYAASFIPFIVVAFTDYRIIIHSFSYLFYTIGIGLLLLVQVMGQSINGSKRWIGIGSFQFQPSELMKILLILVLAHVLSRREGQPLRFIKDIIPLGVLAIIPFYQIFKQPDLGTALVLVSICLGMIWIGNLKVAHLALGAALLTVIISGIILLHSSNPELLSKFVKPHQMDRIQTFLDPSSNPDKSWHVRNSIIAIGTGELYGKGYLQGSYVQGGFVPYDYSDSIFVVIGEEFGFVGSSILLMLYMIFIYRMIQIAIQCKDLSGTYLIVGIISMFTFQIFENIAMHIGILPLTGISLPFISYGGSSLFTNMIAMGLVMSVRIHHDQPLLWEGFRLRRLLG